Proteins from one Podospora pseudoanserina strain CBS 124.78 chromosome 1, whole genome shotgun sequence genomic window:
- a CDS encoding hypothetical protein (EggNog:ENOG503P4N8): MAPFSLPADAAFPAGKAAILPAPLPTPSHGAGGSFSIACSTRINAPPSKCLDIVRSPADYPSWNPFCRLVEIDSQPPSTTSSPDQFHLGTVFTFDVHFNTSPDSKPSTKSQERVSILEDIVDPTSKKVIGHRIGWIQIGPQPDWMLKCERIQEFIEVEGPDGKVTTEYRNWETFYGLLAVVVKLAAGEGVRKGFEGWMGG; the protein is encoded by the exons ATGGCTCCGTTTtccctccccgccgacgCGGCCTTCCCCGCCGGCAAagccgccatcctccccgcgCCTCTCCCAACCCCGTCTCACGGCGCCGGCGGCAGCTTCTCAATCGCGTGCTCAACCCGCATCAACGCGCCCCCGTCAAAATGTCTTGATATCGTCCGCAGCCCGGCAGACT ACCCCTCCTGGAACCCCTTCTGCCGCCTCGTCGAAATCGActctcaacccccttccaccacctcctccccagaccAATTCCACCTCGGCACAGTCTTCACCTTCGATGTGCACTTCAACACCTCACCCGACTCCAAGCCATCCACCAAGTCTCAGGAGCGCGTCTCAATTTTGGAGGACATCGTCGACCCCACCAGCAAGAAGGTAATCGGGCACAGGATCGGCTGGATCCAGATCGGTCCGCAGCCCGACTGGATGCTCAAGTGTGAGAGAATCCAGGAGTTTATCGAAGTTGAGGGGCCAGATGGGAAAGTGACGACAGAGTACAGAAACTGGGAGACGTTTTACGGGCTTTTGGCGGTTGTGGTCAAGTTGGCTGCGGGAGAGGGGGTCAGgaaggggtttgaggggtggatggggggttga
- a CDS encoding hypothetical protein (EggNog:ENOG503P7CE; COG:S): MGSRGQQIFRTTMFKVPDPANQKKLVEMYNKLAEEQKKDGKPYILYACAGTANPDQRSKGYTVVANMKFASLDDMNYYDNECPTHAALKKAGAGLGVEEPPLVVYFEGTPALMVN, encoded by the exons atgggTTCAAGAGGCCAGCAGATCTTCCGGACGACCATGTTCAAGGTCCCCGATCCGGCGAACCAGAAGAAGTTGGTGGAGATGTACAACAAGCTTGCtgaggagcagaagaag GACGGCAAGCCGTACATCCTCTACGCCTGCGCCGGCACCGCGAATCCGGATCAGAGATCGAAGGGGTATACCGTTGTGGCAAACATGAAGTTTGCCAGTTTGGATGATATGAATTATTATGACAACGAGTGCCCCACGCATGcggcgttgaagaaggccggggctgggttgggggtggaggagccgCCTTTGGTGGTGTACTTTGAGGGGACGCCGGCGTTGATGGTGAACTAG